A single Theropithecus gelada isolate Dixy chromosome 7b, Tgel_1.0, whole genome shotgun sequence DNA region contains:
- the GPR68 gene encoding ovarian cancer G-protein coupled receptor 1 produces the protein MRSVAPSGPKMGNITADNSSMSCTIDHTIHQTLAPVVYVTVLVVGFPANCLSLYFGYLQIKARNELGVYLCNLTVADLFYICSLPFWLQYVLQHDNWSHGDLSCQVCGILLYENIYISVGFLCCISVDRYLAVAHPFRFHQFRTLKAAVGVSVVIWAKELLTSIYFLMHEEVIEDEDQHRVCFEHYPIQAWQRAINYYRFLVGFLFPICLLLASYQGILRAVRRSHGTQKSRKDQIQRLVLSTVVIFLACFLPYHVLLLVRSVWEASCDFAKGVFNAYHFSLLLTSFNCVADPVLYCFVSETTHRDLARLRGACLAFLTCSRTGRAREAYPLGAPEASGKSGAQGEEPELLTKLHPAFQTPNSPGMVGSATGGLA, from the coding sequence ATGAGGAGTGTGGCCCCGTCAGGCCCAAAGATGGGGAACATCACTGCAGACAACTCCTCCATGAGCTGCACCATCGACCACACCATCCACCAGACGCTGGCCCCGGTGGTCTATGTTACCGTGCTGGTGGTAGGCTTCCCGGCCAACTGCCTGTCCCTCTACTTCGGCTACCTGCAGATCAAGGCCCGGAACGAGCTGGGCGTGTACCTGTGCAACCTGACGGTGGCCGACCTCTTCTACATCTGCTCGCTGCCCTTCTGGCTGCAGTACGTGCTGCAGCACGACAACTGGTCTCACGGCGACCTGTCCTGTCAGGTGTGCGGCATCCTCCTCTACGAGAACATCTACATCAGCGTGGGCTTCCTCTGCTGCATCTCTGTGGACCGCTACCTGGCTGTGGCCCATCCCTTCCGCTTCCACCAGTTCCGGACCCTGAAGGCGGCCGTCGGCGTCAGCGTGGTCATCTGGGCCAAGGAGCTGCTGACCAGCATCTACTTCCTGATGCACGAGGAGGTCATCGAGGACGAGGACCAGCACCGCGTGTGCTTTGAGCACTACCCCATCCAGGCATGGCAGCGCGCCATCAACTACTACCGCTTCCTGGTGGGCTTCCTCTTCCCCATCTGCCTGCTGCTGGCGTCCTACCAGGGCATCCTGCGCGCCGTGCGCCGGAGCCACGGCACCCAGAAGAGCCGCAAGGACCAGATCCAGCGGCTGGTGCTCAGCACCGTGGTCATCTTCCTGGCCTGCTTCCTGCCCTACCACGTGCTGCTGCTGGTGCGCAGCGTCTGGGAGGCCAGCTGCGACTTCGCCAAGGGCGTCTTCAACGCCTACCACTTCTCCCTCCTGCTCACCAGCTTCAACTGCGTCGCCGACCCGGTGCTCTACTGCTTCGTCAGCGAGACCACCCACCGGGACCTGGCCCGCCTCCGCGGGGCCTGCCTGGCCTTCCTCACCTGCTCTAGGACCGGCCGGGCCCGGGAGGCCTACCCGCTGGGTGCCCCCGAGGCCTCCGGGAAAAGTGGGGCCCAGGGCGAGGAGCCCGAGCTGTTGACCAAGCTCCACCCGGCCTTCCAGACCCCTAACTCGCCAGGGATGGTAGGGTCTGCCACGGGTGGGTTGGCCTAG